A portion of the Aquicoccus sp. G2-2 genome contains these proteins:
- a CDS encoding AAA family ATPase gives MTSNESPHPDASPLVACTISRDVQNFDLLIEDMETAVGEAWGDLGFAEAKAFFGQPEAETLEFIALAIDEKDEEKLVMLGEIIEGAMDKGIKVILIAEDVSPAALHQLLRQGADEFVPYPLPEGELKAAIERIRTPAMPAPVAAQPVPTANTASQGGHDGVIIAVHGLAGGTGATTLAVNLAWELATISKTDSPKVCLMDLDLQFGAVSTYLDLPRREAVYEMLTDTETMDDDVFKQALVKYEDTLSVLTAPPEMLPLDLITSDDLRRILDIATSHFDYVVIDMPSTLVQWSELVLNAAHVYFATLEMEMRSAQNTLRLKRALLAEELPVEKLRYVLNRAPKFTDLNGKSRVKRLSESLDLSIELQLPDGGKPVMQSADNGLPLATSAAKNPLRKEIAKLAASLHALGQDDAEAA, from the coding sequence ATGACGAGTAACGAGAGCCCGCACCCCGACGCCAGCCCGCTGGTGGCCTGCACCATAAGCCGTGATGTTCAGAATTTCGATCTGCTGATCGAAGATATGGAAACGGCTGTCGGCGAAGCATGGGGCGATCTTGGTTTTGCAGAAGCAAAAGCCTTTTTTGGCCAACCGGAAGCCGAAACGCTGGAATTCATCGCCTTGGCGATCGACGAGAAAGACGAGGAAAAGCTCGTCATGCTTGGCGAAATCATCGAAGGCGCGATGGACAAGGGAATCAAGGTTATCCTGATTGCCGAAGATGTAAGCCCCGCGGCCCTGCATCAGCTTCTGCGTCAAGGGGCCGATGAATTCGTGCCCTACCCTCTTCCAGAAGGTGAACTCAAAGCCGCCATCGAGCGGATTCGCACGCCCGCAATGCCCGCCCCGGTTGCCGCTCAACCCGTCCCCACCGCCAACACGGCGAGTCAAGGCGGCCACGATGGCGTAATTATTGCCGTACACGGGCTTGCTGGCGGCACGGGCGCTACGACGCTTGCGGTTAATCTTGCATGGGAGCTGGCAACCATTAGCAAGACTGATTCTCCAAAAGTGTGCCTGATGGATCTCGATCTTCAGTTCGGCGCGGTTTCGACTTATCTCGACCTGCCCAGGCGTGAAGCCGTCTATGAGATGCTCACTGACACGGAAACGATGGATGACGATGTATTTAAACAGGCGCTCGTCAAATATGAAGACACACTCTCGGTGCTCACTGCCCCGCCCGAGATGTTGCCGCTTGACCTGATCACCTCGGATGATCTGCGCCGCATACTTGATATTGCAACAAGCCATTTCGACTACGTCGTGATCGACATGCCTTCTACACTGGTTCAATGGTCCGAGCTGGTTCTCAATGCCGCTCACGTCTATTTCGCCACGCTCGAAATGGAGATGCGCTCGGCACAAAATACCTTGCGCCTCAAGCGCGCGCTTCTGGCTGAGGAACTGCCGGTTGAAAAGCTGCGCTATGTCTTGAACCGTGCACCGAAATTCACTGACCTGAACGGCAAATCACGGGTCAAGCGGCTTTCCGAAAGCCTCGATCTGTCGATCGAACTGCAATTGCCCGACGGTGGCAAACCGGTGATGCAATCCGCCGATAACGGGCTGCCGCTTGCGACCTCCGCCGCAAAAAACCCGCTGCGTAAGGAAATTGCCAAGCTCGCGGCCAGCCTGCACGCTCTTGGCCAAGACGACGCCGAAGCGGCTTGA
- a CDS encoding OmpA family protein codes for MIKLIGPIGLLALAACTSSYNEAGSGIDQGNFGNATMMNTQIMSGERSYVYSLAKRFSQEVPDRVTFAFDSAQLDAGARDTLRQQAGWIRAFPEVRFRVFGYADAPGTNAYNKRLGMRRAQAVVRFLSSQGISRSRLEAVTSFGETRLVINTQSRERRNRRAMTEVTGFVRNNQSVLDGKYAQIIYRDYVASAVAPTGLTHITGKDFQTDK; via the coding sequence ATGATAAAACTTATCGGACCCATCGGCCTTCTGGCCCTCGCCGCCTGCACATCTTCCTACAACGAAGCAGGTTCCGGCATCGATCAAGGCAATTTCGGCAATGCCACGATGATGAATACGCAGATCATGTCGGGTGAACGCTCCTATGTTTACAGTCTGGCCAAACGGTTCTCGCAAGAAGTACCTGATCGGGTCACCTTTGCATTCGATTCCGCGCAGCTCGATGCCGGTGCCCGCGATACCCTGCGCCAGCAGGCCGGGTGGATTCGGGCGTTCCCCGAAGTGCGCTTCCGCGTCTTCGGCTATGCGGACGCACCGGGTACCAATGCCTATAACAAACGCCTTGGAATGCGCCGGGCACAGGCCGTCGTTCGGTTCCTCTCCAGTCAAGGCATCTCCCGCTCACGGCTTGAAGCGGTCACTTCCTTCGGTGAAACGCGTTTGGTGATCAACACGCAATCTCGCGAACGTCGGAACCGCCGCGCGATGACGGAAGTAACAGGCTTCGTGCGTAACAACCAATCCGTGCTCGATGGCAAATACGCTCAAATCATTTACCGCGATTACGTTGCCAGTGCCGTCGCCCCAACCGGGCTTACGCACATCACCGGCAAGGATTTCCAGACTGATAAGTAA